cgaggggcagcagggctggacacaGGTGTGGTCAGCACACAGGTAaaggctgctgcttcccaggtaGGATCAGGCCCTGGAGACtgttccagcccctccaggagGCTCCTCACCCACCTCACCACCTCGGAGAAGTAGGGCACATCCTTGTCCAGGTTTTTGTGGTCCAGTGGCTCCATGATTGCTTCCTGCAGAGAGAGGATGGtgacagccctgtccctgcctggcctGAGGCTCAGGTAACcacacacagccaggcagcaggaagggaaaaaggggaaagagccccaaatcctgctgtgaaattcccagctggaaacgTGGCACTGCCTCACATAACAGAGCTAAGGCATTTAAGTCTTCAATTATtccctaatttcttttttatgtcCTGCCATCAGCAGCTCACCACGTCTCCATGCTGGTACCAGACAAGCTCCAATCAATTCTCCCAGGGGATTGGAAGGAAAACTGGGCTGTTTTTACCTGCATGTATTCCTTCAGGTCTGTCAGGTTCATCACCATCCCCGAGACTGGGTCAATCTGCAGGGAAGCACAAGGGAGATTGGTGTCCTGGCAACACAAATCAGACAGGAGTATCTGTGCTCAGCTCATCTGAGCCACAAGGAGAATATCTTCCCACTGTCACAGGGCTCCAACTCCACTCCTGTGATGTTCCCAAGGGCTTGAAACAGCCTGGAAACAATTCCAGAGGTTCCGCTCTCCCCTAAAATCTGACACCAGGCAGAAACAACTCACTGGAAGAGTCTTCAAGTATGAAAACAGCATTAAACTGCAAATCCTTGCTGTGAACAGGACCATGACCACAGAAAACCTTCTTCTCTAATGATGTGCACAGAGTTTCCAAAATACTCTGGAAAATCCAGGCATGGAGCCAGAACTGAGGGGATTCTGCCACactgaggaacagaaaaaagaTGCTGGTTGCACTCACCTCTCCACGCACGGTGACCAcaactgaaaacaagaaaagttCAGGTCACTGTGATGCCCAtgaacccaaacccaaatctgctgctgctggggcacacAACCCCTTCCCTGCTCACCCACAGGGACTGCTTTTATAAAGTGAGAGGATGATCCATAAGAACAGTGACTCAGAGGCACAAAAATCCCTCCCCAAGGTCTGACGCCCCAGGCAGGCTGGAGATAAGCCTGTCTTCCCTGATAAAGCAGCTCCTTAGCAGAGGTTTCAGGGTGCCAACAACACAGGGAGCCACTCCAGGAAGTGGAGAGATCTAATTCTGTGTGCTCAGGGTGTACAAATGGGAAaacttgtgaaaaaaaacccatttaaataatgtttacaGGCTGTTTAAtttgcatggcttttgcttAGAAAAATCTCCATTCCAATCACAATGATTCTGCAGAGTGTAAACAAGCAGATTTGATTCAAGAAGTGGCATttgaagataaatatttattatctaTTCAGCTGAAAAATGGCAAACCCATGCTATGGTTCAACCCCCTGCTGctgaaatttcttcctaattcttaataaaaacacaaacccagccaCTGGAAGCTGTATCAGGCTGCTGAGAATGAGTggcccagccctcctgggggTTACCCCCACCCTGAGAGCTGCATCACTCCATGAGCAAGGATGGAAATCAGCTCCCTACCTTTGTAGTTGTGTCCGTGGCCATTTGGATTGTTGCACTTCCCAAACAGCTTCAGGTTCTCCTCATCACTCAGGGCTTTACTGTGGGAAAGGCAGGCATGGATCTGTTCCAGACCCTCAACTCCCcatctcttccctctcccacaTTTAACCCACCAGCTCAGGAGGCACAAACACAGACAGGGGAGTGTCTGGTCCATGAAAAGATGTTGACAGCAGTGAATCTTTCCTTGCTGTGGTTTTGTGTCCATTTCACAGCATCTGCCTGACACCACTGCTGGATAAGTGTTCAACATCTGGGCCCAAAATCACTTAGGCCTGGAGCAAGCTGCACATTTGGGTTTAATATTGATTAACAAAGCTTAGGGAGCCTCTCCAAGGAGTACAAAGGAATTCCCTGTGAATCTTCCCTTTGAAGCAATCCAGGGCCCTGCTCCGAGTGTTTCCGGTCAAGGCACATTTTGGGAACATgacagaatcccaggatcactgaggctggaaaagaacGGGGGGATCATGGAATCCAACCAGactcagagcactgagtgccacatccaggggTTCCtagggcacctccagggatggggactccctgggcagctccttccaAGGCCTGACCATCCTTTCCATGGTGAAATTCCTCCTGATCTCCAGCTTGAgcctcctctggcacagctcgAGGCTGTTTCCCCTTATCCTATCGCTCCTAGCCTGAGAGAAGAGGCCGAGCCTAAAACCTCCTTTGAGGCAGTTTCAGGTCAGGGAATATATCAGTTTTTGGGGGAAAACCCAGCAGATCGGGGGGCTCAGGGCGATGTTTACAAAGCGAAAGCGCCACCGGCTCTGTCAAAACACGGAACTGCAGCCGGGCGCTGACGGATGGCTGCGGGAAGGGGCCGAGCCAGGGACAAACCGGGAAGCGCAGCGCGGGCTCGGAGCCCCTCCCGGCGGGGCTCACCTGTGCGGGGCCGCTCACCTGTGCGGGGCCGCTCACCTGTGCAGGCGGTGGCAGGCGCTGAAGGTGACGGAGCGCGACAAACGCGCCAggcgggcggagcgcggcgaCATCGCGGGGACGGAGCGGGGACGGAGCGGGGCGGctccagcccggcccgggggcggCTCCAGCCCGGCCTCATCCCGGCCCCGGGGCGGCTCCAGCCCGCGGGATCCGCCCGCCGAGacccggggatgctccggtcCCTCCGTGCCGGTGTTAGACCCGGGGATGCTCCAGTCTCCCGGTGCTAATGTCGGATGCGGGGATGCTCCGGTCCCTCCGTGCCGGTGCTGGATGCGGGGATGCTCCAATCCCCCCGTGTTCGGCCCCGGGGATGCTCCAATCCCCCGTGTtcagccccggggatgctccaATCCCCCGTGTtcagccccggggatgctccaATCCCCCTGTGTTCGGCACCGGGGATGCTCCAATCCCCCCGTGTTCGGCACCGGGGATGCTCCAATCCCTCCGTGTTCGGCCAATCCCCCGGCGCCGATGTCgaccccggggatgctccggtcCCTCCGTACCGGGGTCGGCCCCGGGGATGTTCCAATCCCCCCGTGTTCGGCACCGGGAATGCTCCTGTCCCTCCGTACCGGGGTCGGCCTCAGGATGCTCCAATCCCCCGTTTTCGGCACCGGGGATGCTCCAATCCCCCTGTGTTCGGCCAATCCCCCGGCGCCGATGTCgaccccggggatgctccggtcCCTCCGTACTGGGGTCGGCCCCGGGGATGCGCCAATCCCCCCGTTTTCGGCACCGGGGATGCTCCAATCCCCCCGTGTTCGGCACCGGGGATGCTCCAATCCCCCGTGTTCGGCACCGGGGATGCTCCAATCCCCCCGTGTTCGGCACCGGGGATGCTCCTGTCCCTCCGTACCGGGGTCGGCCTCAGGATGCTCCAATCCCCCGCGTTCGGCCCCGGGAATGCTCCAATCCCCCCGTGTtcagccccggggatgctccaATCCCCCGCGTTCGGCCCCGGGAATGCTCCAATCCCCCCGTGTTCAGCCCCGGGAATGCTCCAATCCCCCGTGTTCGGCCCCGGGGATGCTCCTGTCCCCCTGTGTCACTGTTGGAGCCCGGGATGGTTGTGGACATAGCTGAAGGAGCGTGCCCCGGGAATAACATCCATGGAGTTCAAGCAGAGGAACACTCTTAAAGTGCGGtgattttcagaaagctttGGGAGAACGGGGAGAACCTGGATTTCTCGGTGCTGCAAGGGTTTGAATGTACACTCCCttaattcctgggaattcccgGGGATAACGGAGTGGGTCTGTTTGCCAGTGTGGGAAAACCCTAAACCTCGGGGCAGGATCTCTGTGTGAGAGGAACGGGAGCTGTTCATGTGGGGGAGAGCAGCCCAGGCGGGGGCTGTGTGCTGGGGAAGCAGAGCTTTAAACACGACAGCTTTGGGGACACAGCACGGCCTGGCTGTAACCCACACAAGGTGGCACCTCAGCCTCTGACCCCTTTTTGTTTCCCACCTCaacgaggaaaaaaaaattaaaaagagaaccGATtcttgtaaatgcaggtgaacccggtgggaggagatgctgatgtctgactccagctcagaaggctgaatgatttctttattgtaACTATGCCATAATACattaatttactatttaaaggagatactaaaactacaaacctacttgttctaactgccaaatctaactcacaactcgtggccctctctgagagtgcagccacaggtgagttggattggattgggttgggttggattggattgggttggattgggttgggttgggttggattggattggccaccagctcaaacaatcctcaccagaatccaaccaagcatttttcaccccaggtaaacaattctccaaacacattccacatgggaaaaacaagaagcagaaatagaaattgttttctctttcttttctctgtgctgctctaggAAAAagtcctgagagagagaggagtGTGCCTGCGACAGCCGATGGTGCCTGACCTCCATTCAACACCTCCGAGCATCATTCTGCTGCCggtgctgggggctgctccccGCGGGGGACAGGCTCCAGGAGGAGGGCAGGATGTGACAATggccagaggctgcagggcagggctggaacgGCAGGAACGGGAGCTGTTTGCCATCTAGTGGCTTCGAGCAGCTCCGGCTGAgcctcctctgcctctcccagagcagcaatCCTTTTTCTATTCCCAAGACCTGTAAGGAAGGTGAAGGAAgctcagaggaggaaaaggccCAAGGGCGAAAGGGCTGCTTTATTACTCAAGGAAATGACTCAAATAATTCTTCAGGCTTCTCACAATGAAGAAATAGAACTGGAAGTCTTGGCTGGTCACCCACCCACCTACACCTCAGAgtccagcagctggagaagccTGGATGACACAGGGGGCTGGAGTTTGTTCTGCTCTGCTTAACCCCAGAGGGACACCAAGGCCACAGTGGAGCTCTCCATGTTTCCCACTGGTTCAActgggaggaaggcaggaactgtcagccagcagagctgtgccctgctctggagATGTGTCCCTCACATCTACAAGACTGtgtgagggcagggagagaaaggaaaaacttcCCAAGGTTTTATCAGAGGGCACTGGTATGgtgcagaaaaaaagcacaagcaCAGCTTCTGTGAGTGTCTGCATCTGTCCCCTGGAGCCCACTGAAGGCAACCTTGATGCAAGGGAGGGGGGATTTACTCCCCTTCACTGGGCCCACCTGTCACCTGATGGGTTTTACTCCTCTCTTCTGCTTTACATATTTCAGTCAAAGTCACAGCCCCGAGCGCTGATGTTCTCTTCCCCTCAGAGCACCAAAAGAAGGGGTTGATCACCTcagtttccattttctcccttgCAAGCCTCGCCCTTGCAACTTTTGTGAACTGCTGCTATAGCTGGTCTAGCAAGATAGTAAAAACATGTAGATAAAGCAGTGGGCTGTGGGAGCAAAGGggcttctgccttccttggcTGTACTTTGTTAGGAATACAGGAGGTTGTAGTGGAGAAAAAGCAGTTCCTTCATCCCAGACATGATGAAGggagctgaaagcagcagaggtTCTTCCTGAGGCTGGCTCAGCCCTGAGTCCCAGGAGTTCCTCAGTGGGCAGTGAAGATGCCGTGGAACCCGTAAGGCACTGGCACCCCGACCTCTGCTCGCCCCAGTTCCTGGAAGGTCTCTGCATCCAGGACGAGCAGGAAAGCACTTTGGttctgcaggaggagcagaaaggCAGAGTGAGTGTCCAGGCTGAACTTCTTTCCCCTGTTTGCACACTAAGGCACAAAGCAGGCCATGGAGacctgccctgcagggcaggagcgcTGAGCCTCACAGGTTCCACCCAGGACACACTGACATTCTGGGACAgctcctccctgcactgcctgtgcttggcCACGGCAGAGCCAGATGCTCTGGGGAGCAAGAACTAACTGCCAGGGGGCCTCCAACTCGGCTTTGAGaattaaaaagtgaattaaTGCTGTGTGACTTTGACAAACTGCTGCCAGCAAGTTACCTCAGCGGGGGAGACCACCACAGACAAGATGACTCCACTGTCCTCTGCCGTGGCATTAGGCACTGGCACAAACACAGGCTCTGATGGGTAGGATCCCTCCTCCTGCCAAATCTAGCAAGCACAGGAACATATGGATCAGTTACAAGGACATATGGATGAGTTTCATTTCATTAATACTTGTCTACTACAGTGAGCAGAGTTACAAGTGCTCCCCACAAAGGCACCTGGAAATACTCTGTGTTCCAAGAAACTTAACAGTTCAactttttattaactttttttcattCCAGAAGTGTGAAGGTGCCAGGCTCTCTCCTCTTTGGTGACTGTGCCATGTTCATAAGGATGAAATTGGGAATCTCATCCCAGACCCATCTGGGCAAAGCCCTAAAACCCCCAGTAAATTACACACCTTCAAATCCAGCTCAGGGGAAGGACTCGATGAGCTGACTTCACCTCACCTTGAAATTCTTGGTCTCCACATCAACCTTGATCAAGGAATCTCCAACCAAGTGCCCGAATCCACAGCCGTAGAAGTAGCGGTACCTCCTGCCGCTGTACCGAGCGTAATTGATCTGGGGGAACTCCAGGCCCCCAACTTCCTCAAAGCCCTCAGGGTGGAGATTTTCGTGTGTGCACCAGACCTGGGAGAAATGTGCAGAGATTACAGCAGGGTTGGTTCAGCTTGGACAGGGCAGGAgacctggctgctcccaccAACCACCCCACGACCAAAAGTGGTTAAAGCTCtgaggcacagggcaggagctgctgcataAATGCATTTATGGTTTAATACACACCTTGCCATCTGCACCTTTCACAGCCTTTGCCTGGGTATAAGGCAGCGGGTTCAGGTTTTTCCCCACGGGTGTGTCTGAATCCACGTCCAGAGGGAGAACAAAGCGGCGAGGGAAAGCTCTGGGGATGGAGGCATAAACCTGTCACAGACAGAAAGTGATGGTGATGGAGAGAGGACAGACACTTCAGCCTAAATGCA
This portion of the Vidua macroura isolate BioBank_ID:100142 chromosome 22, ASM2450914v1, whole genome shotgun sequence genome encodes:
- the PTS gene encoding 6-pyruvoyl tetrahydrobiopterin synthase isoform X2 yields the protein MSPRSARLARLSRSVTFSACHRLHSKALSDEENLKLFGKCNNPNGHGHNYKVVVTVRGEIDPVSGMVMNLTDLKEYMQEAIMEPLDHKNLDKDVPYFSEVVSTTENVAVFIWDNLQKLLPQGILYKVEVHETEQNVVIYKGEETIVK